One Ammospiza caudacuta isolate bAmmCau1 chromosome 11, bAmmCau1.pri, whole genome shotgun sequence genomic window carries:
- the ATG4B gene encoding cysteine protease ATG4B isoform X1 — protein MDAATLTYDTLRFEYEDFPETKEPVWILGRKYSVFTEKEEILLDVTSRLWFTYRKNFPAIGGTGPTSDTGWGCMLRCGQMIFAQALVCRHLGRDWRWIKGKRQMDNYFNVLNAFIDKKDSYYSIHQIAQMGVGEGKSIGQWYGPNTVAQVLKKLATFDTWSSLAVHIAMDNTVVMEEIRRLCQSNVPCAGAAASPALESDVLYNGCPEDLGLRGRLPLWKPLVLLIPLRLGLTEINEAYIETLKHCFMMPQSLGVIGGKPNSAHYFIGYVGEELIYLDPHTTQPAVEPGDSGCLPDESFHCQHPPCRMSIAELDPSIAVGFFCNTEADFNDWCQQIKKLSLVRGALPMFELVERQPSHFSNPDVLNLTPGPKGVPGKLERTSHSDRTSGNGFPLPEDSSDADRLERFFDSEDEDFEILSL, from the exons ATGGACGCAG CTACGCTTACCTACGACACCCTCAGGTTTGAGTATGAAGACTTCCCTGAGACCAAAGAACCTGTTTGGATCCTTGGCAGGAAATACAGTGTTTTTACAG agaaggaagaaatccTGCTGGATGTGACCTCTAGGCTTTGGTTCACCTACAGAAAGAACTTCCCTGCTATTG GAGGAACAGGTCCCACCTCTGACACGGGCTGGGGCTGCATGCTGCGCTGTGGCCAGATGAtctttgctcaggccttggTCTGCAGGCATTTGGGAAGAG ACTGGAGGTGGATAAAAGGGAAGAGGCAGATGGATAATTACTTCAATGTTCTTAATGCCTTCATTGACAAAAAAGACAGCTACTACTCCATTCACCAGATAG cccagatGGGAGTCGGGGAGGGCAAATCCATAGGCCAGTGGTACGGCCCCAACACGGTGGCACAGGTGCTCAA AAAACTTGCAACTTTTGATACGTGGAGTTCCCTGGCAGTGCACATAGCCATGGACAACACAGTGGTGATGGAAGAAATCC GGAGGCTGTGCCAGTCCAATGTGCcatgtgctggagctgcagcatcccctgccctgGAGTCAGATGTGCTCTACAATGGGTGCCCAGAGGACCTGGGGCTCAGAGGGAGGCTCCCCCTGTGGAAACCACTGGTGCTGCTGATACCTCTCCGCCTCGGGCTCACAGAGATCAATGAAGCCTACATTGAAACACTAAAG CACTGCTTCATGATGCCCCAGTCCCTGGGAGTGATCGGAGGGAAGCCAAACAGTGCTCACTACTTCATTGGCTATGTAG GTGAGGAGCTCATTTACCTGGACCCCCACACCACGCAGCCGGCGGTGGAGCCTGGCGACAGCGGCTGCCTCCCCGACGAGAGCTTCCACTGCCAGCACCCCCCGTGCAGGATGAGCATCGCCGAGCTCGACCCCTCCATCGCCGTG ggcTTTTTCTGCAACACAGAGGCAGACTTTAATGACTGGTGCCAGCAAATCAAAAAG CTGTCCCTGGTCAGAGGAGCGCTGCCCATGTTCGAGCTGGTGGAACGCCAGCCCTCCCACTTCTCCAACCCCGACGTCCTGAATCTCACACCAG GGCCTAAAGGGGttccaggaaagctggagaggacTTCacacagtgacaggacaagtgggaatggcttcccactgccagaag aCTCCTCTGATGCCGACAGATTGGAAAGGTTCTTTGACTCGGAAGATGAAGACTTTGAAATCCTGTCCCTTTGA
- the ATG4B gene encoding cysteine protease ATG4B isoform X2: MDAATLTYDTLRFEYEDFPETKEPVWILGRKYSVFTEKEEILLDVTSRLWFTYRKNFPAIGGTGPTSDTGWGCMLRCGQMIFAQALVCRHLGRDWRWIKGKRQMDNYFNVLNAFIDKKDSYYSIHQIAQMGVGEGKSIGQWYGPNTVAQVLKKLATFDTWSSLAVHIAMDNTVVMEEIRRLCQSNVPCAGAAASPALESDVLYNGCPEDLGLRGRLPLWKPLVLLIPLRLGLTEINEAYIETLKHCFMMPQSLGVIGGKPNSAHYFIGYVGEELIYLDPHTTQPAVEPGDSGCLPDESFHCQHPPCRMSIAELDPSIAVGFFCNTEADFNDWCQQIKKLSLVRGALPMFELVERQPSHFSNPDVLNLTPDSSDADRLERFFDSEDEDFEILSL, encoded by the exons ATGGACGCAG CTACGCTTACCTACGACACCCTCAGGTTTGAGTATGAAGACTTCCCTGAGACCAAAGAACCTGTTTGGATCCTTGGCAGGAAATACAGTGTTTTTACAG agaaggaagaaatccTGCTGGATGTGACCTCTAGGCTTTGGTTCACCTACAGAAAGAACTTCCCTGCTATTG GAGGAACAGGTCCCACCTCTGACACGGGCTGGGGCTGCATGCTGCGCTGTGGCCAGATGAtctttgctcaggccttggTCTGCAGGCATTTGGGAAGAG ACTGGAGGTGGATAAAAGGGAAGAGGCAGATGGATAATTACTTCAATGTTCTTAATGCCTTCATTGACAAAAAAGACAGCTACTACTCCATTCACCAGATAG cccagatGGGAGTCGGGGAGGGCAAATCCATAGGCCAGTGGTACGGCCCCAACACGGTGGCACAGGTGCTCAA AAAACTTGCAACTTTTGATACGTGGAGTTCCCTGGCAGTGCACATAGCCATGGACAACACAGTGGTGATGGAAGAAATCC GGAGGCTGTGCCAGTCCAATGTGCcatgtgctggagctgcagcatcccctgccctgGAGTCAGATGTGCTCTACAATGGGTGCCCAGAGGACCTGGGGCTCAGAGGGAGGCTCCCCCTGTGGAAACCACTGGTGCTGCTGATACCTCTCCGCCTCGGGCTCACAGAGATCAATGAAGCCTACATTGAAACACTAAAG CACTGCTTCATGATGCCCCAGTCCCTGGGAGTGATCGGAGGGAAGCCAAACAGTGCTCACTACTTCATTGGCTATGTAG GTGAGGAGCTCATTTACCTGGACCCCCACACCACGCAGCCGGCGGTGGAGCCTGGCGACAGCGGCTGCCTCCCCGACGAGAGCTTCCACTGCCAGCACCCCCCGTGCAGGATGAGCATCGCCGAGCTCGACCCCTCCATCGCCGTG ggcTTTTTCTGCAACACAGAGGCAGACTTTAATGACTGGTGCCAGCAAATCAAAAAG CTGTCCCTGGTCAGAGGAGCGCTGCCCATGTTCGAGCTGGTGGAACGCCAGCCCTCCCACTTCTCCAACCCCGACGTCCTGAATCTCACACCAG aCTCCTCTGATGCCGACAGATTGGAAAGGTTCTTTGACTCGGAAGATGAAGACTTTGAAATCCTGTCCCTTTGA